A section of the Nerophis ophidion isolate RoL-2023_Sa linkage group LG16, RoL_Noph_v1.0, whole genome shotgun sequence genome encodes:
- the LOC133570038 gene encoding uncharacterized protein LOC133570038 yields MTKVTPLLLLVTSNLINYLKVCYNAVNDSRALVEDFVTWCGNNHLQLNVTKTKELVVDLGRRRSTPATPVSIRGADVDMVEDYKYLGVHIDNKLNGSKHAEALYKKGQSRLYFLRRLGSFNVCTKMLNMFYESVVAGTFLYAVACWGSGLRARDANRLDKLVEKASHVVGMELDSLAVGSERRSLAKLLAIMNNTSHPLHSDLAERVSTFSGRLRLPKCNTERHRRSFIPTAIRLYNAYVPS; encoded by the coding sequence ATGACGAAAGTAACACCGTTACTTTTActagtaacgagtaatctaattaattacttgaAGGTCTGTTACAATGCCGTTAACGATAGCAGGGCACTGGTGGaagactttgtcacatggtgtggaaataACCACCTACAGCTCAATgtgacaaagaccaaggagctggttgtggacctgggaaggaggaggagtactcctgcgacccctgtttccatcaggggggccgatgtggacatggttgaggattataaatacctcggagtacacatcgacaacaagctgaatgggtcaaaacacgctgaggccctctacaagaagggacagagccgcctctacttcctcaggaggctaggatcatttaacgtctgtacaaagatgttgaacatgttctacgagtcggtggtggcgggcaccttcttgtacgccgtggcctgctggggcagcgggctgagagcgagggacgctaacagactggacaagctggtagagaaggccagtcaCGTGGTGGGaatggagctggactctctggcagtggggtcagagaggagaagtctagcaaaactcctagccattatgaacaacacctcccacccactacactcggaccttgcggagagagtgagcacgttcagtggaaggctcagactcccaaaatgcaacacggaacgacacaggaggtccttcataccgacagccatcagactgtataatgcatatgttccttcttga